Proteins encoded together in one Cicer arietinum cultivar CDC Frontier isolate Library 1 chromosome 4, Cicar.CDCFrontier_v2.0, whole genome shotgun sequence window:
- the LOC101515765 gene encoding uncharacterized protein produces MTNLWDQLALIESTELKVIKAYIDQREIQHLIWFLMALQEIILKIHCGVSDKGILSTPPSVFAAPGQKGKSQGRVRLGIEVSYSPKCYLLSQSKYISNILEQTHISDNRAADTPLELNVKYAPSDGVPLPDPTLYRTLVGSLMYLTITKPDIAYVVHIPTSMHCHNKSAIQIAHKSVSHERTKHTEIDCHFTRYLLQYGTITLPFVSSSF; encoded by the exons ATGACTAATTTGTGGGATCAGTTGGCTCTTATAGAATCAACTGAGTTGAAAGTTATCAAAGCgtacattgatcaaagagagaTACAACATCTGAtttggtttctaatggctcttc aagaaatcatACTTAAGATTCATTGTGGTGTGTCAGATAAGGGAATTCTCTCAACTCCTCCTTCTGTTTTTGCTGCTCCTGgtcaaaaaggaaaatctcaAGGGAGGGTTAgacttg GGATTGAAGTTTCCTACTCTCCTAAatgctaccttctttctcaatccaagtacatttcCAACATTCTTGAACAGACTCATATTTCGGATAatagagcagcagatactcctcttgagttgaatgtgaaatacgCTCCCTcagatggtgttcctttaccagatccCACTTTGTaccgtactttggttggcagcttgatgtatcttacgattaccaaaCCTgatattgcttatgttgttcatatT ccaacttCAATGCACTGtcataacaagagtgctattcaaattgctcataaATCGGTCTCTCATGAACGCACCAAGCACactgagattgattgtcattttactcgtTATCTTCTTCAGTatggaaccattactctaccatttgtctcATCTTCCTTTTAG
- the LOC101488523 gene encoding cytochrome P450 93A3-like — MAIFLLLLSTIAFRAILTRKKKNNHLTPPSSLALPIIGHLHLLSKLPHQSFHKLSIQYGPIMQLFLGSRPCVIVSSPEMAKEFLKTNETFFYNRFSNAAVHYLSYGSKGFLFGPYGDYWKFMKKKCMSELLGGRILDQLLPVRQQETVKLLRHLQKKGEAGEAVDVGGELLTLTNSIITRMAMRTNCSENDNDAEEIRKMVTDTAEIARKFNVSDFIWFCKNLDFEGMNKRHKGIMEKFDTMMERVIKEHQEKRKKKSEDDDVRDILDILLEIHENERSEIKLTRNNIKAFILEIFMAGTSTSAITMEWALAELINNPNVMEKARQEIDSVTKKKSRLIQESDLPNLPYLQAIIKETLRIHPTVPIIERESSENCNIYGYEIPAKAILFVNLWSMGRDPNIWEKPLEFKPERFINEYNKFDVWGKNYQLISFGTGRRVCPGASFALQFVPTNLATMIQCFEWKLDNETGIANMEEKSGLTLPRAHPLTCFPIPRFRSIPSSE, encoded by the exons atggc TATCTTCCTTTTGCTACTTTCCACCATAGCTTTTCGAGCCATACTAActagaaagaagaaaaataatcatCTAACTCCACCAAGCTCTCTAGCTCTACCTATCATTGGACACCTTCACCTTCTTTCTAAATTACCACACCAAAGTTTTCACAAACTTTCAATTCAATATGGACCCATAATGCAACTTTTCCTAGGCTCTAGGCCTTGTGTAATAGTTTCAAGTCCAGAAATGGCAAAGGAGTTTCTTAAAACCAATGAAACATTTTTCTACAACCGATTTAGTAATGCTGCAGTTCACTACTTATCATATGGCTCAAAGGGATTTTTGTTTGGGCCTTATGGTGACTATTGGAAGTTCAtgaagaagaagtgtatgtCAGAGCTTCTTGGTGGAAGAATACTTGATCAGCTTCTTCCCGTGAGACAACAAGAGACTGTAAAGCTTCTGAGACATTTGCAAAAGAAAGGGGAAGCAGGTGAGGCTGTTGACGTCGGCGGCGAGCTATTAACTCTAACCAATAGCATTATAACAAGAATGGCAATGAGAACAAATTGTTCTgagaatgataatgatgctGAAGAGATTAGGAAGATGGTGACAGACACAGCAGAGATAGCTAGGAAATTTAATGTCTCAGATTTTATTTGGTTTTGTAAGAATTTAGATTTTGAAGGAATGAATAAAAGACATAAAGGGATTATGGAAAAGTTTGATACAATGATGGAGAGGGTGATAAAGGAGCATCAagaaaaaaggaagaagaagagtgAAGATGATGATGTTAGAGATATACTTGATATATTGTTGGAAATACATGAAAATGAGAGATCTGAAATTAAATTGACAAGAAACAATATCAAGGCTTTCATTTTG GAGATATTTATGGCAGGAAC CAGCACATCAGCAATAACAATGGAATGGGCTCTTGCTGAGTTAATAAACAATCCAAATGTGATGGAGAAAGCAAGACAAGAGATTGATTcggtaacaaaaaaaaagagtagATTAATACAAGAATCAGATCTTCCCAACCTTCCATACTTGCAAGCTATTATTAAAGAAACACTAAGAATTCACCCCACAGTACCTATAATAGAAAGAGAATCATCAGAAAATTGCAACATTTATGGTTATGAAATTCCAGCAAAGgccattttatttgttaatttatggTCAATGGGTAGGGACCCTAACATTTGGGAAAAACCCCTTGAGTTCAAGCCAGAGAGGTTCATTAACGAATATAATAAGTTTGATGTTTGGGGAAAAAATTACCAACTTATATCATTTGGAACTGGAAGAAGGGTTTGCCCTGGTGCATCCTTTGCTCTTCAATTTGTTCCCACAAATCTTGCAACCATGATTCAGTGTTTTGAATGGAAGCTAGATAATGAAACGGGAATAGCTAACATGGAAGAGAAATCAGGATTAACCCTTCCAAGGGCTCATCCTCTAACGTGTTTCCCTATTCCCCGTTTTAGAAGCATTCCTTCTAGTGAATAG